A single region of the Malus sylvestris chromosome 8, drMalSylv7.2, whole genome shotgun sequence genome encodes:
- the LOC126631624 gene encoding uncharacterized protein LOC126631624, whose protein sequence is MANLAKLDFAALDITGKNYLTWVLDTKIHLEAANLGDTIKEKSSSSSQDRAKAMIFIRRHLDEALKSEYLTVEDPLALWNALKSRYNHQTTVILPKARYDWTHLRIQDFKSVAEYNSALFRITSQMKLCGDTITEEMLLEKTFSTFHASNMVLQQQYRARGFTEYNQLISVLLVAEQNNELLMKNHNSRPTGSAPFPEVNVASLERNTISSRGNNYKRGRGHKQGRWKGKSKNHGVQFHNQVPRYNPGPSFKNTNRQKGKAHVNTPRNHEGGCHRCGGNGH, encoded by the coding sequence atggcaaacttggcaaagcttgattttgctgccTTGGACATTACTGGAAAGAATTACCTTACATgggtactggataccaagatccatctagaagcagcaaatcttggagataccatcaaGGAAAAGAGCAgctcatcctctcaagatcgggcaaaggccatgatttttattcgtcgccatcttgatgaggcactaaagagcgagtacttaacggttgaagatccgttagcCCTTTGGAATGCCTTGAAAagcagatacaatcaccagacaacggtgattcttccaaaagcTCGATATGActggactcacctaaggatccaggatttcaaatcagtggctgagtacaattcggcgttgttcagaattacctctcagatgaaACTCTGTGGGGATACTATCACTGAGGAGATGTtattggaaaagactttcagcacattccaCGCCTCTAACATGGTACTGCAACAGCAGTATAGAGCGCGaggcttcactgaatacaaccagctgatatctgtgctcctggtagctgaacagaacaatgagcttctcatgaaaaaccataattcccgacctactggatcagcaccattcccagaagtgaatgttgCTTCCCTTGAAAGGAATACCATATCCTCCCGTGGCAATAATTACAAAAGAGGACGTGGCCACAAGCAAGGTCGGTGGAAAGGGAAaagcaagaaccatggtgtccagtttcacaaccaggttccaaggTATAATCCAGGCCCGAGCTTTAAAAATACCAATCGCCAGAAAGGAAAAGCTCATGTGAACACTCCTAGAAATCATGAAGGAGgttgccataggtgtggtggcaacggACATTAG